DNA sequence from the Thermus sp. LT1-2-5 genome:
GAGAAGTTGGGCGCCTTGGGCGAAGAGTTGCAGGCGTTGCCAGGAGCCCGGCTTCTCCGCCCCTGGGGGCGGAAACACGGAGGGCCTCAGGCCCTCGTGGGGAAGCGCCGCTTCGAGGGAGGCCACCAGCCCCAGGTGGACGGGAAGGAGGGCGCTTTCCGCCCCGGCTAAGGAGCGGAGGTACAGGTACTCCCCCTGGCGATCGGCGAGGACCCAGTCCCGCTCCCGGTAGCGGACCAAACTGCCGAGATGGAAGGCGTTCGCTTGCGTCATAACCCACGCATTTGCAGGCCGAGGGTTCCCTACAGCCCCAGGAGGTCCATAAGCTCCCGAAGCTTCTCCTCCGCCGCCTTTCGCTTCTCCTGGGGGAGGGCCTCGAGGTCTAACCGTTTGAGCTTTTCCGCCACCTCGTGGTGCCAGGGCTTGGGTCGCGCTTCCCGCTTCAGGAGCTCCCGCACCCTGGCCTTGAGCTCCCTCAAGGAAAGCCCCGCCTTGGCCTCCTCCAAGAGGGCCTTCCGGGCCTCCTCCTCCTTCACCTTCTTGAGCTCCAAGGCGGCGGTGTAGGGGAGGGCCCCCGCCTCGAGGGCCTCCCTCAGGTCCTCGGGCAGGGTGAGGAGGGGGAGGCGGTTCTGCACGAAGGACTCCCAGGACATCCGCCCCAGGAGGCGAAAAACCTCCTCAACCTTCCCCGCCTCCGGGCTACCCATAACGTTATGGGTAGCTTTGCCCCCCTTCTCGTTCCGCATCCGGTGCAGGAGGCTCACCACCTCCTCCCGCCCCTTCCCGAGCTCCAGGGAGAGGAGGTCCAGGATCCCCACCGTTTCCTCGTAGGGGTTCAGGTCCTCCCGCTGCAGGTTCTCCAGGAGGGCG
Encoded proteins:
- a CDS encoding ParB/RepB/Spo0J family partition protein; the encoded protein is MSAIRAYLKGLVEEAKRPASSTALLGELLPRPQPRRRFEEASLKALAESIRAHGVLEPLLVRPKGDGKYEIVAGERRYRAAQMAGLSEVPVVVLEVDERAAQAIALLENLQREDLNPYEETVGILDLLSLELGKGREEVVSLLHRMRNEKGGKATHNVMGSPEAGKVEEVFRLLGRMSWESFVQNRLPLLTLPEDLREALEAGALPYTAALELKKVKEEEARKALLEEAKAGLSLRELKARVRELLKREARPKPWHHEVAEKLKRLDLEALPQEKRKAAEEKLRELMDLLGL